The window TGAGCTCACCTGTCCACCTTCTGTTGTTGGGCACCAGGACGGGGGGTCTCACGAGCGAGGAGGACGACCTCTGACGCTCTCGAGTCCGCACCGATGAACCACAAGGAATCACGCAGGAAGCAACGTCAATGGCTCACGGGCGGGAGCTCGGACCGGAGAGGGCGCGCGCCGGCGCGGCGCCGCAGAGTGAGACAGGCGCGCCGCCAGCCGCGCGCGCACCGCTCAATCCGCCGTCAGGACCCGCGCTGGATCCACGCGCGCGACCCCTCGGGTGGGGAGCCACGCCGCGACGGCGGCCACGGCAGCGAGCAGCGAGGCGGCCGCGAGGAACGTAGTGGGGTCGGTGGCCGACACGCCGAACAAAAGGGCCGTCAGCAGGCGCGCGAGCGCAACTGCACCCAGGAGCCCCGCACCCGCACCGATCAGCACCGGACGGAGGGCCTGGCGCAGCACCAGACGGCGCACCCCGCGGAGTGTGGAACCCAGCGCCATGCGCACCCCGATCTCGCGGGTGCGAACGGTGACTCCATGCGCGACGACACCGGCCACCCCGACGCTCGCCAGCGCGAGGCCGGCGAGCGCGAGCACGCCCAGTACGACCAGGACCATGTGCTCCGTGGCCAGGGAGGCGGCCAGGCGATCGGAGAGCGTGCGCACGTCCGCCAACGGCAGCGTCGGATCCACACCCGCGACCGCGGCGCGGACGCGTTGCTCGGCGGCCGGGGACCAGTCGGAAGCGCGCAGCACGACGATGAGCTCGCGACCGACCCAGGACCAGGGACCGGGCGGCACGCCTCGCGGCGAAAAATAGAGGACCGGCGCCGGCGCAATGCGCGGCCCCTCCCCGCGCGCGTCGGCCACCACGCCGGCAATCCGCCAGTCCTGCGGCTCGCCGTCCTCATCCTGGAAGTCGCTGCCACCGATCCGCAGCGCGCGTCCGACCAGCTCGGAGGGAGTCCCGCCGAGGCTGGCCGCCAGCGTTTCGTTGACCACCACGGCTCGGGCCGCAGCGCGATCCTCCGACTCGGTGACCGCAGCGCCGGCGAGCAGGGGAATGCCCACCACAGCGAAGTACCCGGGCGCGACGATCTGCATGGAGGGCTGCACGGCGCTCGGGCTGTCGAGCGCTTGGCCGGCGAGCGCGACCGGGAGCCCGAAGGATCCCCCGACCAGCGGGGCCGCGGTGCCGTACGACACGGCCGACACGCCAGGCACGGCCGCGACGGCCGCGAGTACCGCGTCCGCGACGTTCACGGCGGCAGCCGCTTCGCGGTAGCGACCCTCCGAAACGCTCATCTGCGCCGTCACCACACTCGCGTCGTATCCAACGGGGACTGCGGCCAACGCGCGCGCCGTGCGCAGCATCAGACCGCCCGCCACCACCAGGACGAGGGCCGTCGCTGCCTGGGCGCCGACGAAGGTGGCCTGCCACCGGCGGGTCCTGAGGTCGCCACCGGCCCCACGACCCTCCATGGATCCCGCACGGGCCACTCCGCCGGTACCCAGGAACGCAGCCACCCCGGCACAGGAGAGGCCAACGACGAGCGCGATCAGGAACGTGCTGGCAACGACAGCAGGTGAGATCCCGACGTGAGCGAGGCGCGGTGTGTCGGCCGGTGCGGCAGTCACGAAGATCCGTACGACCGCGTAGGCCACAAGAACCCCCAGGGCACCGCCCCCGAGCGACACCAGGGATTGCTCCAGCAGGAGCAGGCGCAACAACCTACGCCGGCCTGCACCCAGTGCGGAGCGCAAGGAGAGCTCGCGCCTGCGGTCGGCAACGCTGGCGAGCAACAGGTTCGCCAGGTTTGCGCAGCTCAACAGCAGGAGCAGCAACACCGCGCCCGTGAGCGAGAGAAGGGGCGCTCGGGCCTGGCCCAACAGAGCCTCCTCCATGGGCAACCAAACGATGCGTACGCGCTCCCCGTCCGCGTCGGGCTCCTCCACCGCGTCCGCGACGCGCTGAAGCGCGCGCACACCGCTCGCGACGTCGACGCCAGGCCGCAGCCGCGCCAGCGCTGACAAGTAGCCGGCGCTCTGTTGGCGCTCGGCGCCCGACAGCCGCAGCGGCACCCAGAGATCAGGGTCCGCGTCGGCGAGGCGTTGTGTATCTGCCAACACCGCCGCGACCGGCCGGCGAACGCCGTCCACATCGACCAGGAGCCCGATCACGTCGGGGTCGGCTCCATAGTCGGTCCGCCACAGACGCTCGCTCATCACCAGGCCCTGGTCCGCGAAAGACCCGGGGAGGGAGCCCAAGAGGGCCGTCATGCCCAACGTGGCGAAGTAGGTCTCCGATACCGCCCGCGTCCGTACGCGGCGCGGCAACGCGGCTCCCGCGAGATTCGCGTCGCCTTCCACCCATACCGCGGTCTCCACCTGCGCATCCACCTCGCGCTGCCAGGCGTCCCAGAGGCGCGGGCT is drawn from Gemmatimonadota bacterium and contains these coding sequences:
- a CDS encoding FtsX-like permease family protein is translated as MKRRPFEDHPDEIRAELEDHLERRTRALIAKGWTPEDAAREARRRFGAVARVQAECEAISVRARRRQRWSGAWAGVRDDALAAWRAVLRRPGLSGASLVTVALAVGTVAAVLGIVQAVLLRPLPFPDPGRLGLVEANQGVGVRHVSPRLWDAWQREVDAQVETAVWVEGDANLAGAALPRRVRTRAVSETYFATLGMTALLGSLPGSFADQGLVMSERLWRTDYGADPDVIGLLVDVDGVRRPVAAVLADTQRLADADPDLWVPLRLSGAERQQSAGYLSALARLRPGVDVASGVRALQRVADAVEEPDADGERVRIVWLPMEEALLGQARAPLLSLTGAVLLLLLLSCANLANLLLASVADRRRELSLRSALGAGRRRLLRLLLLEQSLVSLGGGALGVLVAYAVVRIFVTAAPADTPRLAHVGISPAVVASTFLIALVVGLSCAGVAAFLGTGGVARAGSMEGRGAGGDLRTRRWQATFVGAQAATALVLVVAGGLMLRTARALAAVPVGYDASVVTAQMSVSEGRYREAAAAVNVADAVLAAVAAVPGVSAVSYGTAAPLVGGSFGLPVALAGQALDSPSAVQPSMQIVAPGYFAVVGIPLLAGAAVTESEDRAAARAVVVNETLAASLGGTPSELVGRALRIGGSDFQDEDGEPQDWRIAGVVADARGEGPRIAPAPVLYFSPRGVPPGPWSWVGRELIVVLRASDWSPAAEQRVRAAVAGVDPTLPLADVRTLSDRLAASLATEHMVLVVLGVLALAGLALASVGVAGVVAHGVTVRTREIGVRMALGSTLRGVRRLVLRQALRPVLIGAGAGLLGAVALARLLTALLFGVSATDPTTFLAAASLLAAVAAVAAWLPTRGVARVDPARVLTAD